A single Bacillus sp. HMF5848 DNA region contains:
- the fmt gene encoding methionyl-tRNA formyltransferase — MTRVVFMGTPDFSVPVLQALINEGYDIVGVVTQPDRPKGRKRVLTPSPVKVEALKHNIPVLQPEKIRVKEDLDKVLMLKPDIVVTAAFGQILPKELLEAPRFGCINVHASLLPELRGGAPIHYAIMRGKKSTGITIMYMAEKLDAGDIISQAEVEITETDHVGTMHDKLSEVGARLLIETMPNILRGTITPLKQVDENATFAYNIKREQEQIKWSNNGENIYNHIRGLHPWPVAFTTMDEQVLKIWWGEKVPNTSGAPGEIVRIDADGIVVATGNDTAIKITDLQPSGKKRMTGEQFVNGAKATLHVGMKLGVENE, encoded by the coding sequence ATGACAAGAGTGGTTTTTATGGGAACACCAGACTTTTCTGTGCCAGTTTTACAGGCACTTATAAATGAAGGGTATGACATAGTTGGAGTTGTCACACAACCTGACCGCCCTAAAGGTCGTAAACGAGTACTAACACCTTCACCAGTAAAGGTGGAGGCACTAAAGCATAACATACCTGTACTACAACCCGAAAAGATTCGCGTAAAGGAAGATTTAGATAAAGTGTTAATGCTAAAGCCGGATATTGTTGTCACGGCAGCCTTCGGTCAAATTTTACCAAAAGAGTTATTAGAAGCACCTAGATTTGGCTGTATTAATGTACATGCCTCTTTATTGCCGGAACTTCGTGGAGGCGCACCAATTCATTACGCCATTATGCGTGGGAAGAAGAGTACGGGAATCACAATTATGTATATGGCTGAAAAATTAGATGCCGGTGATATTATTTCACAAGCAGAAGTGGAAATAACTGAGACGGACCATGTTGGCACGATGCACGATAAATTGAGTGAAGTAGGAGCAAGGCTTCTTATCGAGACGATGCCTAATATTTTACGAGGGACAATAACACCTTTAAAACAAGTCGATGAGAATGCTACATTTGCTTATAATATAAAACGAGAGCAAGAGCAAATCAAATGGTCAAATAATGGAGAGAATATATACAACCATATACGTGGTCTACATCCTTGGCCAGTTGCTTTTACAACAATGGATGAACAAGTTTTAAAGATTTGGTGGGGAGAAAAAGTTCCTAACACATCTGGAGCACCAGGAGAAATTGTACGTATTGATGCTGACGGAATCGTTGTAGCAACGGGTAATGATACAGCTATTAAAATAACGGACCTTCAGCCTTCAGGCAAGAAAAGAATGACAGGTGAACAATTTGTAAATGGAGCAAAAGCAACATTACATGTAGGAATGAAGTTAGGTGTAGAAAATGAGTAA
- the rpoZ gene encoding DNA-directed RNA polymerase subunit omega — MLNPSIDSLLEKLDSKYTLVSVAAKRARVMQQEDNYQLHKYISHKYVGKALEEINSGRLLFESRHKHGDTDHS, encoded by the coding sequence ATGTTAAATCCATCTATTGATTCATTATTAGAGAAGTTAGACTCAAAATATACACTTGTATCAGTCGCCGCAAAACGTGCTCGCGTTATGCAGCAAGAAGACAACTATCAACTACATAAATATATATCACACAAATATGTAGGAAAAGCACTAGAAGAGATCAATTCGGGACGTTTATTATTTGAATCACGCCATAAACATGGTGATACAGACCATAGCTAA
- a CDS encoding YicC/YloC family endoribonuclease, translating to MAISMTGYGRAHMHIGQIAVTVEIKTVNHRFCEIHVRMPRQFLIFEEKVKKIIQQYIKRGRVEIYITVEGQGLVKKALQVDWDLLQQYMDACDKISNTHAVHTNLSTLDLLTLEHVAEVVEREDVDEQFETILTQAVDKSCQQVIEMRKTEGQALKADLLKHIHYIHDLVSKVAEYAPNVINYYRERITKRVSEQLAQLVDEGRILTEVALMADKVDINEEITRIHSHLEQFRNTLAIDEPIGRKLDFLVQELNRETNTIGSKANDSKIATYVVEMKSALEKIKEQVQNVE from the coding sequence ATGGCAATAAGTATGACGGGATACGGGCGTGCTCATATGCATATCGGTCAAATTGCTGTCACGGTTGAGATAAAAACAGTCAATCATAGGTTTTGTGAGATTCATGTTCGTATGCCAAGACAATTCCTTATTTTTGAGGAAAAAGTAAAAAAAATCATACAGCAGTACATTAAACGTGGGCGTGTTGAAATCTACATAACTGTCGAAGGACAAGGGCTTGTGAAGAAGGCTTTACAGGTTGATTGGGATTTGTTGCAGCAATATATGGATGCATGTGATAAAATATCTAACACGCATGCAGTCCACACAAATTTATCAACATTGGATCTTTTGACGCTAGAACATGTAGCTGAAGTTGTTGAAAGAGAAGATGTAGATGAACAATTTGAGACGATACTAACTCAAGCTGTTGACAAATCATGTCAGCAAGTTATTGAGATGCGCAAAACAGAAGGTCAAGCGTTAAAGGCTGATTTACTAAAGCATATACACTATATTCATGATTTAGTTTCGAAAGTGGCTGAATATGCACCGAATGTAATTAACTATTATCGTGAAAGAATAACGAAAAGAGTCAGTGAACAATTGGCACAGCTTGTTGATGAAGGTCGTATATTAACTGAAGTAGCACTTATGGCTGATAAGGTTGATATTAATGAAGAAATAACCCGGATACATAGTCATTTAGAACAATTTCGTAATACATTAGCGATCGACGAACCGATAGGTCGCAAACTAGATTTTTTAGTACAGGAATTGAATCGCGAGACGAATACGATTGGTTCAAAAGCAAATGACTCAAAGATTGCTACTTACGTCGTCGAAATGAAAAGTGCACTTGAAAAAATAAAAGAACAAGTACAAAATGTTGAATGA
- the rlmN gene encoding 23S rRNA (adenine(2503)-C(2))-methyltransferase RlmN, producing the protein MEEISTREAAKETKTDLPSIYSLQFEELEDWLLQIDEKKFRATQIFEWLYKKRVDSFEDMTNLSKGLRDHLANAYSITTLTTAVKQTSSDGTIKFLFELKDGYTIETVLMRHNYGNSVCVTTQVGCRIGCTFCASTLGGLKRNLSAGEIVAQVVKVQKELDNFDERVSHIVIMGIGEPFDNYDEMLSFLKIVNTEKALHIGARHITVSTSGIIPKIYQFADEQLQINFAISLHAPNSELRSRLMPINRAYKLPELMEAVKYYIEKTGRRISFEYGLFGGVNDQVEHAEELARLVKGIKCHINLIPVNYVPERDYVRTPKKQIDLFAKTLEKNHVNVTVRREQGHDIDAACGQLRAKERKEETR; encoded by the coding sequence ATGGAAGAGATATCAACGAGAGAAGCAGCTAAAGAAACGAAAACAGATTTACCTTCAATTTATTCTTTACAATTTGAGGAGCTAGAAGACTGGCTATTGCAAATTGATGAAAAAAAGTTCCGCGCGACACAAATATTTGAGTGGCTATACAAAAAGCGCGTTGACTCGTTTGAAGATATGACAAACCTTTCAAAGGGTTTGCGCGACCATCTTGCGAATGCATATTCAATCACAACTTTAACAACAGCTGTGAAGCAAACATCTTCTGACGGAACAATTAAATTTCTTTTTGAGCTAAAAGATGGCTACACAATTGAAACAGTATTAATGAGACATAACTATGGTAATTCTGTTTGTGTTACGACACAGGTTGGTTGTCGTATTGGATGTACATTTTGCGCGTCAACATTAGGTGGATTAAAACGAAATTTATCAGCAGGTGAAATTGTTGCTCAAGTTGTTAAGGTTCAAAAGGAATTAGATAATTTTGATGAACGAGTGAGCCACATCGTTATTATGGGGATAGGCGAACCATTTGATAACTATGATGAGATGCTTTCGTTCCTTAAAATAGTTAATACTGAAAAAGCATTACACATCGGTGCTCGACACATTACTGTGTCAACTAGCGGCATCATTCCTAAGATTTATCAATTTGCAGATGAACAACTACAGATTAATTTCGCCATAAGTTTGCATGCTCCAAACTCAGAACTCAGAAGTCGTTTAATGCCAATTAACCGTGCCTATAAACTACCTGAATTAATGGAAGCCGTTAAGTATTATATCGAAAAAACAGGTAGACGAATTAGCTTTGAATATGGATTGTTTGGCGGTGTAAATGATCAAGTAGAGCATGCTGAAGAACTAGCTAGGCTTGTAAAAGGTATTAAATGTCACATTAATCTTATTCCTGTTAATTATGTACCAGAAAGAGATTATGTTCGAACACCAAAGAAACAGATTGATTTGTTTGCTAAGACGTTGGAAAAAAATCATGTTAACGTAACTGTTCGCCGTGAGCAAGGACATGATATCGATGCCGCATGTGGGCAGCTTCGAGCGAAGGAGCGCAAAGAGGAGACGAGGTGA
- the gmk gene encoding guanylate kinase → MTERGLLIVLSGPSGVGKGTVRKALFEQQDVNLHYSISVTTRPPREGEVDGIDYFFKTREQFEGMIANDKLLEYAQFVGNYYGTPVDYVEQSLQNGKDVLLEIEVQGALQVRKNFPEGVFIFLAPPSLSELENRLTTRGTESNELINNRLQTAREELEMMDAYDYVVENDVVEYACARIRSIIEAEHLKQSRIAERYKKMLEGNKC, encoded by the coding sequence ATGACTGAAAGAGGATTGTTAATTGTCCTTTCAGGTCCGTCTGGTGTTGGTAAGGGTACCGTCCGTAAGGCGCTATTTGAACAACAAGACGTGAATCTTCATTATTCTATATCGGTGACAACGAGGCCGCCACGAGAAGGTGAAGTAGACGGCATTGATTATTTTTTTAAAACACGTGAGCAATTTGAAGGAATGATTGCAAACGATAAGCTTCTAGAATATGCTCAATTTGTTGGGAACTATTATGGGACTCCCGTTGATTATGTTGAACAATCTCTACAAAATGGAAAGGATGTTCTATTAGAAATCGAAGTGCAAGGTGCGCTTCAAGTTAGAAAAAACTTTCCAGAAGGGGTTTTTATTTTTCTAGCACCTCCTAGTCTTTCAGAGCTTGAAAACCGCCTAACAACTAGGGGCACAGAAAGTAACGAACTTATTAATAATCGTCTGCAAACAGCTAGAGAAGAATTAGAAATGATGGATGCTTACGATTATGTTGTTGAAAATGATGTTGTTGAGTATGCATGTGCTCGTATTCGGTCTATAATTGAAGCAGAGCACTTAAAGCAATCTAGAATTGCAGAAAGATATAAAAAAATGCTGGAGGGTAACAAATGTTAA
- the coaBC gene encoding bifunctional phosphopantothenoylcysteine decarboxylase/phosphopantothenate--cysteine ligase CoaBC encodes MLANKKILLCVTGGIAVYKAAALTSKLTQAGAIVRVMLSESASKFVTPLTFQAMSRQEVYVDTFIESRPEVIAHIDAADWADIVLIAPATANVIGKLAHGIADNMITTTLLATQASIWIAPAMNVHMYENKIVQENMDKLRNIGYRFIEPSEGYLACGYTGKGRLEEPENIVTLLQSYYESDQLLKGQRILITAGPTRERIDAVRFFTNHSTGKMGYALAEVAASLGADVTLVSGPTILKRPANINYIQVETAEQMYNHVHNLFEEVDIVIKTAAVADYRPKHVYEGKLKKKQGDLTIELERTKDILQSLGERKTKQFLVGFAAETNNVLEYAHDKLVRKNLDMIVANDVSLAGAGFGGDTNIVTILTNNGDNKTLPLMSKHEVAKELLQMIANVIGSE; translated from the coding sequence ATGTTAGCAAATAAGAAAATTCTTTTATGTGTGACAGGTGGTATTGCTGTTTATAAGGCTGCCGCTTTAACGAGTAAGCTTACGCAAGCGGGTGCAATAGTTAGAGTGATGTTAAGTGAATCAGCTAGTAAATTTGTTACGCCTTTAACATTCCAAGCAATGTCTAGACAAGAAGTATATGTAGATACGTTTATCGAGTCACGACCGGAAGTCATTGCACATATTGATGCTGCTGATTGGGCGGATATCGTATTAATTGCACCTGCAACAGCAAATGTAATTGGAAAACTGGCTCATGGTATAGCCGATAATATGATTACGACTACATTACTAGCTACACAAGCATCGATATGGATAGCTCCTGCTATGAATGTACATATGTATGAAAATAAAATTGTTCAAGAAAATATGGACAAGCTTAGAAATATTGGATATCGATTTATTGAACCTAGTGAGGGTTACCTAGCTTGCGGCTACACTGGAAAAGGACGATTAGAAGAACCAGAGAATATTGTTACATTACTACAAAGTTATTATGAGTCGGATCAATTATTAAAAGGACAGCGTATTCTAATTACTGCTGGTCCAACAAGAGAACGTATTGATGCCGTGAGATTTTTCACAAATCACTCAACAGGTAAGATGGGCTATGCGTTAGCTGAGGTAGCAGCTTCTCTTGGTGCTGACGTCACACTGGTGAGTGGTCCAACAATCTTAAAACGTCCTGCCAATATAAATTACATTCAAGTTGAAACAGCAGAGCAAATGTACAATCATGTTCATAATCTATTTGAAGAAGTAGATATTGTGATTAAAACTGCAGCGGTTGCGGATTATAGACCGAAGCATGTATATGAAGGTAAGTTGAAAAAGAAACAAGGAGATTTGACTATAGAGCTAGAACGTACTAAAGATATATTGCAATCATTAGGTGAACGCAAAACTAAACAGTTTTTAGTTGGCTTCGCAGCTGAAACGAATAATGTTTTAGAATATGCACATGACAAACTCGTTAGAAAAAATCTCGATATGATTGTTGCGAATGATGTTTCACTAGCGGGTGCTGGTTTTGGAGGAGACACAAATATTGTCACTATTCTTACTAATAATGGAGATAATAAAACGTTACCTTTAATGTCAAAGCATGAAGTGGCAAAAGAACTGTTACAAATGATTGCAAACGTTATAGGGAGTGAATAA
- the remA gene encoding extracellular matrix/biofilm regulator RemA translates to MSQIKLINMGFGNIVSANRIISIVSPESAPIKRLIQDARERGQLIDATYGRRTRAVIVMDSDHIILSAVQPETVAQRLTTKDDLSEEG, encoded by the coding sequence ATGAGCCAAATTAAGTTGATAAATATGGGGTTCGGTAATATTGTTTCTGCGAATCGAATTATTTCGATAGTAAGTCCAGAGTCGGCACCGATAAAACGCTTGATTCAGGACGCTAGGGAGCGAGGACAATTGATTGATGCTACGTATGGACGACGTACGCGTGCTGTCATTGTTATGGACAGTGACCATATTATACTGTCTGCTGTACAACCAGAAACTGTTGCACAACGTTTAACTACAAAGGATGATTTATCAGAAGAAGGGTAG
- the priA gene encoding primosomal protein N': protein MAIARVIVDVPAQQTDRPFDYKIPEKWEGLVQPGIRVNVPFGPRQVQGFVVEITDKSDFKKLKSITSLLDVTPVLTKELLSLGFWLTDTTLSFAISTFQAMLPAALRAKYEKQISLINEQHLDHLHPSVQPLFKSSALIDWGDVEDSDVVKQIRDDIQKGFLEVIYTVKDKARPKYIRCVEILASLEEIAVYIDKLPDSRQSHKLILEFLQSSKEPIAVKDIEANLKISPSAIKTLVKKGLLIEKQVEHYRNPFENQQFEKTVPLALTNEQRKVLDTILLDVNKNQHNVFLLYGVTGSGKTEVYLQTIDSALRNGKEAIVLVPEISLTPQMVKRFKGRFGSQVAVLHSGLSVGEKYDEWRKIQRKEVKVVVGARSAIFAPFENIGVIIIDEEHETSYKQEDHPRYHARDVAIHRASVHQCPVILGSATPMLESFARAQKGVYTLLSLTKRVHEQAMPAVNVVDMRDELRSGNRSMFSTLLYEKLKDRLEKQQQTVLLLNKRGYSSFIMCRDCGLVINCPYCDISLTYHKRDKALKCHYCGYSENEPAICPQCGSNHIRYFGTGTQKVEEELGKVLPEARVIRMDVDTTSRKGAHEKLLSQFANGKADVLLGTQMIAKGLDFPNVTLVGVLSADTTLHIPDFRSSEKTFQLLTQVSGRAGRDKLPGEVVIQSYTPEHYSIQLASEHNYDEFYQQEMQIRKLHQYPPFYYVALIIVTSPELMKAVDVTEKITTFMRSQLTDEAIVLGPVACMVPRINNRYRYQCMIKYKKQPNLYTSLKRIIDHYQATSSNELTIAVDVNPFMLL, encoded by the coding sequence ATGGCGATAGCTCGTGTTATTGTTGATGTGCCTGCTCAACAAACAGATAGACCTTTTGACTATAAAATTCCTGAAAAGTGGGAGGGCCTTGTTCAGCCAGGGATTCGAGTTAATGTCCCGTTTGGTCCTCGACAAGTACAAGGCTTTGTAGTAGAGATTACTGATAAATCAGATTTTAAAAAATTAAAAAGTATAACGTCGCTACTAGATGTTACGCCGGTCTTAACAAAAGAACTATTATCGCTAGGATTTTGGTTAACAGATACGACCCTTAGCTTTGCAATATCTACCTTTCAAGCAATGCTCCCAGCTGCACTTCGAGCAAAGTATGAAAAACAAATCTCATTAATAAATGAACAGCATTTAGATCATTTACACCCTAGTGTACAGCCACTATTTAAAAGTTCAGCACTCATCGATTGGGGAGATGTTGAAGATAGCGATGTAGTTAAACAAATACGTGACGATATCCAAAAAGGATTTCTCGAGGTCATATATACAGTAAAGGATAAAGCACGACCTAAATACATTCGCTGTGTTGAAATATTAGCCTCACTGGAAGAGATAGCTGTATATATAGATAAGTTACCGGATAGTAGACAAAGCCATAAATTAATTTTAGAGTTTCTCCAAAGTAGTAAAGAACCGATTGCAGTTAAGGATATTGAAGCAAATTTAAAAATATCACCTAGTGCAATTAAAACATTGGTTAAAAAGGGCTTATTAATAGAAAAACAAGTAGAGCATTATCGTAATCCGTTTGAGAATCAACAATTTGAGAAAACGGTACCTTTAGCATTAACAAATGAGCAAAGAAAAGTTTTAGATACAATACTTCTTGATGTGAACAAAAATCAGCATAATGTTTTCTTACTTTATGGTGTAACTGGAAGTGGAAAAACAGAGGTATACTTACAAACTATTGACTCAGCGCTAAGAAACGGAAAGGAAGCCATCGTCTTAGTTCCAGAAATTTCGTTAACTCCACAGATGGTGAAACGTTTTAAAGGACGTTTTGGTTCTCAAGTTGCTGTTTTACATAGTGGTCTTTCTGTTGGCGAAAAGTATGATGAGTGGCGAAAAATACAGCGAAAAGAAGTTAAGGTAGTGGTAGGTGCAAGGTCTGCAATTTTTGCGCCTTTTGAAAACATTGGGGTTATTATTATTGATGAAGAGCATGAAACGAGCTATAAACAAGAGGATCACCCCCGTTATCATGCCCGTGATGTGGCTATACATAGAGCGTCAGTACATCAATGTCCTGTTATTTTAGGAAGTGCGACACCGATGCTTGAATCGTTTGCACGAGCACAAAAAGGAGTTTATACTCTTTTATCTTTAACAAAGCGTGTTCATGAACAAGCGATGCCTGCTGTTAATGTTGTTGATATGAGAGATGAGTTACGGAGTGGAAATCGCTCAATGTTTTCCACTTTATTGTATGAGAAATTAAAGGACCGTCTTGAAAAGCAGCAACAAACAGTGTTATTGCTGAATAAACGTGGGTATTCTTCTTTTATAATGTGTCGAGACTGTGGACTAGTAATCAATTGTCCATATTGTGACATTTCCTTAACTTATCATAAACGTGATAAAGCGTTAAAATGCCATTATTGTGGGTACTCTGAGAATGAACCAGCTATTTGCCCGCAGTGTGGTTCAAATCACATTCGTTATTTTGGGACAGGCACACAAAAGGTAGAAGAAGAACTAGGTAAGGTCTTACCTGAAGCGCGAGTCATTCGTATGGATGTAGATACAACATCTCGCAAAGGTGCTCATGAAAAGCTGTTATCACAATTTGCAAACGGAAAAGCCGATGTTTTACTTGGTACTCAGATGATTGCAAAGGGGCTAGATTTTCCGAATGTCACTCTTGTAGGTGTTTTATCAGCTGATACTACACTACATATTCCTGACTTTAGATCCTCAGAGAAAACATTTCAGTTATTGACGCAAGTAAGCGGTAGGGCAGGTCGTGATAAACTCCCAGGAGAAGTGGTCATACAATCATACACTCCAGAGCATTATAGTATCCAATTAGCCTCAGAACATAATTATGATGAGTTCTATCAGCAGGAAATGCAGATTCGCAAACTTCATCAATATCCTCCTTTTTATTATGTTGCATTAATAATTGTCACGAGCCCTGAGTTAATGAAAGCTGTAGATGTAACTGAAAAGATTACAACTTTCATGCGAAGTCAGCTAACTGATGAAGCCATTGTTCTAGGACCTGTAGCTTGTATGGTACCTAGGATAAATAATAGATATCGTTATCAATGCATGATAAAATACAAGAAACAACCTAACTTGTATACAAGTTTAAAGCGGATTATAGATCATTATCAAGCAACAAGTAGCAATGAGTTGACTATTGCAGTTGATGTAAATCCCTTTATGTTATTATGA
- a CDS encoding Stp1/IreP family PP2C-type Ser/Thr phosphatase: MEFAYKTDKGKVRQLNEDNGGVFLNDNKQLLAIVADGMGGHKAGDVASSIVISLLQKKWSKQSPIQTADEAESWLEETIQLANEAVYEQAEQNEECSGMGTTLVAAICTDTFTTIAHIGDSRCYALTDLDFSQLTEDHSYVNELVRSGQISREDAEHHPRKNVILRALGTQMKVNIDMKTIILEEHDQLLLCTDGLCNKVHDQELADVLRNSNQAINEKANYLIDLANERGGEDNITLAIVNYGGESGGSQC, from the coding sequence ATGGAATTTGCTTATAAAACGGACAAGGGGAAGGTCCGTCAGCTTAACGAAGATAATGGTGGAGTGTTTTTAAATGATAACAAGCAACTGTTAGCAATAGTTGCAGATGGTATGGGTGGTCACAAAGCTGGTGACGTTGCAAGTTCTATCGTTATATCTTTATTGCAGAAAAAGTGGTCAAAGCAATCACCCATTCAGACAGCAGATGAAGCTGAATCTTGGTTAGAAGAAACTATACAATTGGCTAATGAAGCTGTATATGAGCAGGCAGAGCAAAATGAAGAGTGTAGCGGAATGGGCACAACATTAGTAGCAGCTATTTGTACAGATACTTTTACGACTATTGCTCATATTGGCGATAGTCGTTGCTATGCATTAACTGACTTAGATTTTTCACAGCTTACAGAAGATCATTCGTATGTGAATGAGTTAGTGCGATCTGGTCAAATTAGTCGGGAGGATGCTGAGCATCACCCGCGCAAAAACGTTATCTTACGAGCATTAGGTACTCAAATGAAAGTTAATATAGATATGAAAACAATTATACTGGAAGAGCATGACCAACTTCTATTATGTACAGATGGTTTATGTAACAAAGTACATGATCAAGAATTAGCTGATGTACTTCGCAATAGTAATCAAGCAATTAATGAAAAAGCCAATTATTTAATAGATCTTGCAAATGAACGTGGCGGCGAAGACAATATTACATTAGCAATTGTCAACTACGGTGGAGAGTCAGGTGGTTCGCAATGCTAA
- the rsmB gene encoding 16S rRNA (cytosine(967)-C(5))-methyltransferase RsmB has protein sequence MSNSNVREVALDALMTIEKNQAYSNLLLNSLIKKHKLSSEDIGLLTELVYGCTQRKLTLEYYLQPFIKNPKKVADWVFQLLKLSVYQLKFLDRVPPHAILFEAVEISKRRGHKGISSFVNGVLRNIQRQGVPAIEEIKDPIQRLSIQYSFPTWIIAEWLNQYSLQTTEDMCRITLQPPKQTARVNITRTNVNQCIEMLTNEGYQVEEGDLIPNSVKSLKGNLANSTPFKDGLLTIQDESSMLAALAVAPDQNDSILDSCAAPGGKTTHLAELLGQTGSVTSLDLHDHKVKLIEEQVNRLKLRNVTTESMDSRKVQQMFAEESFDKILVDAPCSGFGVIRRKPDIKYAKNKQDIERLAQVQLDILRAVAPLLKKGGRLVYSTCTIELTENEAVVSDFLKEHANFELDESLPERMPNNISNYINKGQVQILPHYFGTDGFFIASLRKQV, from the coding sequence ATGAGTAATTCAAATGTTAGAGAAGTTGCACTTGATGCACTAATGACAATAGAAAAGAATCAAGCATACAGTAATCTACTTTTAAACTCATTAATAAAAAAACACAAACTATCATCAGAAGATATCGGCTTATTGACAGAGCTAGTATATGGTTGTACACAAAGAAAACTTACTCTTGAGTATTACTTGCAACCGTTTATTAAGAATCCGAAAAAGGTCGCTGATTGGGTGTTTCAATTATTAAAGCTATCTGTTTATCAGTTGAAGTTTCTTGATCGTGTACCACCACATGCAATTCTATTTGAAGCGGTGGAGATTTCTAAAAGAAGAGGGCATAAAGGGATTTCTTCATTTGTAAACGGAGTACTACGAAACATTCAAAGACAAGGCGTGCCAGCGATTGAAGAAATTAAGGATCCCATTCAACGTCTATCTATTCAATATAGCTTTCCAACTTGGATTATAGCAGAATGGTTAAATCAATATAGCTTACAAACAACGGAGGATATGTGTCGTATTACTTTGCAACCGCCTAAGCAGACAGCACGAGTGAATATTACACGAACCAATGTGAATCAATGTATCGAAATGCTGACAAATGAGGGCTATCAAGTTGAAGAAGGAGATTTAATCCCTAACTCAGTCAAATCTTTAAAGGGAAATCTTGCAAATTCTACTCCATTTAAAGACGGATTATTAACTATACAAGATGAGAGCTCCATGTTAGCAGCTTTAGCAGTAGCACCTGATCAAAACGACAGCATATTAGATAGCTGTGCAGCTCCTGGAGGAAAAACAACGCATTTAGCAGAATTACTTGGTCAAACTGGTTCTGTGACTTCGCTTGACCTTCATGATCATAAGGTGAAACTTATTGAGGAACAGGTTAATCGATTGAAGTTACGTAATGTAACAACCGAGTCAATGGATAGTCGAAAAGTTCAGCAAATGTTTGCTGAAGAAAGCTTTGATAAGATTTTAGTAGATGCACCATGTTCTGGCTTTGGTGTTATCCGGAGAAAACCAGATATTAAATATGCGAAAAACAAGCAAGATATTGAACGTTTGGCACAAGTGCAACTTGATATATTAAGGGCCGTTGCTCCTCTACTTAAAAAGGGAGGTCGCCTTGTATATAGCACTTGTACTATTGAATTAACTGAAAATGAAGCAGTTGTTTCTGATTTTCTAAAAGAACATGCAAATTTCGAGTTAGATGAGTCTCTACCTGAGAGAATGCCTAACAACATTTCTAATTATATAAACAAAGGTCAAGTTCAAATTTTACCTCATTACTTTGGAACGGACGGATTTTTTATTGCAAGTCTAAGAAAGCAGGTGTAA